The following DNA comes from Chitinophaga nivalis.
AACCAAGTCGTTATTATGACTGATGCCGTCAAAGCTTACGATCCTTTTGCATCGAACCCCACCGACTATAGCATTTGCTTTCTGGCCAGGTGCTACAATTGTATATGCTATATAAGCGCTAAAAGTAAAGCCATCCATGAAAACAACCGCGTTACTTGGGTTATCTACTATTACCTGTACTTTGTACGTACCAGGATTAAGAAAAAGTTTATTGGTATAGAGGTTATTATAGGCATTTTCAAATGAAACCTCTTTGAGAACAGTGCCATTGGCATTTAATACCCGGAATTGGGCATTAACGAAATTGAGAGGGCCGGAGTTATTTCGTACGTCTGCTGTCAGCGTAATGGTAAGGTCCTGGTTCCGGGTTAAGTTCAGGGTTTGCTCTTCAACTATGATATTTGTTCTGTTGTCCGGATAATCTACTGACTGGCCTATATTCATCGATGCATCCTTTATTTGTACGGCTACTTCACATTCTTCTTCGGCCAGGTAATTATTCCCTTCGTATTCAAAAGCTGTCTCTCCGCCGGTAGGATATTTAATGTTTTCCAGCACGCCCAAAATGGCGAAGGCCGGATTCGGGTTTCTATCGGCAGGTTTTTGTGTCGTCAGTAAAGCGTCATACACGTAATATTGAGGATTACACCTGTCTATTTGCGGAATCAGACTGGTATTGCCAAAGGCGCCATTATAATAGCCCCAGTGGTCCTGTGCTTTGGAATTGACACCCGGAAAGCCGCTTGATTCATTATAACGAAAAACATAAGGTTTATTGGCAGGGAGGTTATCAGCATCCACTTCTGTAATGCCCGATAATTTCAGCTTCATACCGTCTGCCTGTTGCGTAGGAAAATAACTATAGGAAAAATTGTAACCCTTTATACGCGTTCCTTTTTCGTCGAACAACATAATAGCATCCAGGCATTTCGCATTGGACATATCCTGTCTGGCTGTATTGGAGGTAAATTCAAATTTACCACCCGGGAAGGTGATTCGTTCCAGTAAAACAATATCATTAATGACGGATGATGTCCCGGAGTTATCAAACTGACTGGGATGTGGACCGCCGGAACTAATCAATTTGGTATGTTTTGTTTCGCTGTAGGAGTAAGTGGTATGGCTGCCCGTTTTTTTGTATTGCAGGCTAGCGGTATTGCCTTTGCTGGTAACAATTTTGGTGAGATACCATCCGGATACATAATGCTGACCGCTGGGAGCACTGGATGGCGCTGTGGTGGTCCATTCTCTGGACTCCGTTGTTTCTCCGAAATAATATTGGTTGCCATCCGGCGTCGTTACTTTCCAATATCCGTCGAAGGTAGATGCCTGCGACGGAGGGATGATCTGGATATCGCTTTTTACAGAGGGGGCACATTTGATTTGTCCGTTCTCCTTGTACAGGAAGAATTTACCGGAATACTGACCAAAATTGAAGTAGAAGATATCTGATTCTGCATCGAAAAGTCCCTCGTTGATACCTGCCAGGTAATAAGCGTCCGTTGTACGGGGATCCCAGGCGCGCGCCAGGATACCATTGGTGGGGTGTTCATCCGCAATTCCCCGTGCTGCCCTGGTAATGACGCCCCCTGCATTGAGATTCCAGCCCAGTCCCACCCATGATGGTAATTCCGAAATCTTGCAGCCGGAATTTAAATAACTCATATCCATTTTGATAGTAAGATCTCTTGCCGTCACGTTAAATAATGGCACACCAATCTTAGGAAGTCCTATAAATTCATTCAGTGGTATATCACCGTACTTTGCAAATGAAATAGCTTGCGGTGAAGGAGGCGTAATTTGCGGAAGCCCCTGTGATCTTACGTTTACACTAAAACAGCAAACGAGCAGCAACAAATAAAAAGATTTCATGGATGTATTTATTGTACAATGAGTATAGGTATAACAATATGTGGCAGCAGGATAAATGTATAGGGAGCTGCAGGTATAAAAATAGCCGATTCCTGTTCGCAAAGGGAGAGGAAGATAAAAAGATATCATTAAGTTAACTTTAAAACCGGAGACCGTGTGCTCCGGATATTCCCTTTCTCCTGCTACGCTAAAGCAGCAGTCAACACTGTGTGGCTGCATTAAATAATGGTATATTTATTTTTCCGATCATGATAAATTCAGGAGCTGGTGACAAAACAATAATTCCGTAAATTACTGTAACTGCCTGTTTTCCCATACTATCTCTTTTACCTCAAAAACACCTAGAGATGCGTTGTACCCAGGAAGATTTTCAAAGAGCCATCAGGATTGCTAATGCTATACAGGACTATTTCCGTATTAATTATAATTATACAGATGTAAGAAGTACCGATTTATATGATTACCTGGTAAAACGAAATCTGGTGGAGCAAGACCGGCATCATGGGCTGCATTTTCGTTCATTTCTGCGAAGACTAAAGGACGATGGGCTGCTGGATCTGATACCCCAATGTCAGTATACCACTTCACCCGTCAGCGGTGGTGAGTGGCATTTTATACGGATGTCCGATGAAAAACTGGCCACCATCAGAAACAAGCATAAAGGAAAAAGAGCGACAGCAACACATGTCCCTAAGTTATCCGAAGCTGAAATTGACGAGCTGATTGAACTTGCCCGTAATGCAGTGGATAAATTGCCTAAAAGAGATACATCAGATCTTACTCATCAACAACTGGAGTTAAGAAAAAGTTACCCAAGAGCTTATGAAGAATGGTTGCCCCGCGAGATTGAAATCATGTCCCGGGCATTTCTCAAATTTGATCGGATAGATAAAGTGGCTGAGTTATTGCAACGGCAGCCTCATATTGTCCGGGAAAAATTACAGGCTCTGGGGCTTATAACATAAGTGAAGTGAATATCCCGCAGCTTGTCTGTCAGTAATGCATCGTAAGTTTAAGTAATCCCCGTCTGATACTAGCATTCTTTTTTTGATATTAGCATTCTGCAAAATCTGTACTCATCGTACCGGGTATACTTAAAATTAAAAAATCGGAGCGTAAACCCCGATTTTTTAATATTTACAGCGCTTTTTGAAATAGTATCATGTTTACACACAGAATGAAATAACTCCCTTTTTTATTGCAACTCCCTTTTAGTATTTGTGATTTACAAACTTAGCTGCAACAAGTCACGGGCCTTTTACAATTTACTATCTTGGTGATGTATCTTATTAGCATCCAGTATTGGATCTTCTGTAACTATCTCTTTTGATAAGGTATAAATATTTATACCTTCAATAATTGAATAAGTACTATGATTCCATATATTGAAAACACTGCCATCAGGAAAACTGTATAATCCTGTAAGGAGGGATTTGGAGCTAAGTAAAACCCTATCGTCTTTTTTTTCACATATAAACGAAACTGGCATTATTGCAATACTTGCATTCTTTGATTTGTTCAAAAATGTCCTCCAGTTAATATTTAGTTTAATCAATTTCTCCGGAATTCCTTGCAAGGACTCCGGTGCAGAGCTAGAAAGTAATGCTCTTTGAAGGTTCCCTGATTTATCAAAAAAGAGTTTAATCAGCATCAGGTATGTACATTCCTGGCATTTTTCTTTTCTTAATTCAACCCGCTCATGTCCAAAAAAAACAGTTAATTTTTTATATTCTTGATTTATGGACTGGCTCTTTGTTTTTTGCGCATTTGCTATGTTTGTTAGCGCAAACATACTGATAAAGGAAAACAGCATCCACTTTGCTCTATTATTCATTATACGGTCCATGTAAATATTTTTAGTCTTTTATTTGCATTGAGAAGAAGTACCAACAGTGCCTAGTTGATGATTGTAAATGTTTTTATAGATTTGGGCGGTAGCATCCGTTTTATTACTCGCATCTTTTAATTGTTTAGAAGTCCATTCTAAGGTTTGTAATAATCCTGTCCAACTCAGGTCGCTCTGATCCTTTTTTGAGATAGTTGGAAATATTTCCATCAGTGCATCAGATATGCTACTGGTATAAACAGACGCCATTTTTTCATGTTGATTAATATATGGCTCATCAAATTTAACTCCTTGTATTTTTAGAAAACCATGTAATGATTCATGAAGCATGGTTGTTACTATAAATTCTTTAGAAGCTTTGGGTAATGCATCGACATTTAAATCAATATATACAACTCCTCCTATGAGGGTACCATCTGGTTTGCCTGCTAAATGCGAATCATAAACATTATACCTTCCCATTGCTCCAGGCATCTCATTATCCGGTTTTTCACGGAAAATTAAGTCAAAATTGGATTTTCCACCGAACATTTTATCCATTGTTGTAGCAATCCTGTTTTTTAAATCTTTTGATAGTACCGATTTATAAGCCTCAGTTAAGCATGGATTATTTAATTCACTTTTAATAGCTTCTATATGTGTGGGCTTGTCTCTTGGTTTCTCTGGGTCCCAATGGTCATCTACCACAGGACCATCGCCACTGCCGCCGTTACCACCACCGCCATCACCAGGATCAGGATTACCCCCTCCTGTACCAGGGTTATTCGTGCCGCCTGATCCTTCATCTGTACATACAGAATATCCGTATACGGTAAATACTCCATCCGGATCAATACGTGTTTCCGTGTAATAGTCACATTGCAATTCGGGCCTTATTCTGCTTTCGAATGCTTTTTGGCTTGGAAATTTGGCAATAACAGCATTGTATTTTATGCTACCGTTGTTGTAATAGTCTCCCTTTTTAAATTGCTGGTTTAAGTCCGATCTACCAATCAGACCGGTAAAATCAGCGGGATTATACGTTTTATGTGTTTTGATGTATGCCTCAGTTCCGACAATTTCAATCACTTCACCTTTAATTATTCCTTTTGAAATGCTAAAGATCACTCTCCGGATACCTCTGCTCCCTTTTTCAAAATTGCTGGTAAAAGGATAGGGGACCGTAATCCGATATGTATTGCTTTGGGCGTTTATAACTATTGTCGCCTTATCCCAATTTAAGGCTCCGGTTTTATGTGGTGTGGTTTCATACCAGCTTTGCGCTTTAGTAATCATTTGGGAGTTGGGTGTATCAACGCTACTTTCTTCCTTGGAGCAAGACGTGAAATAAATAACAAGGGGAATCAGTAATGAAAAATTAATGAATGATTTTATCATTTTTAGGGTTTGGGTTCTTATTTGTCGTATTATATATCGGATGAAAGATAATTCATTACAGTAATTCTATAAACTTACAAAAAAGTCCTGATAAGAATATCAGGACAGTGGCTATTACATAAAGTGTATTAGTAAAGGTTTTGACTTTAAACGAGCAATTTTTAAAATATTGATAACTTAACCCGAAGAAGAAAATTTATACAGCGATGGTACCACCTTAATTTATACTCAGCTATTTCCATGCTGTAAGCTGAACAAATAAAGCGCTTCTATATCGTTAGCACATAATAAGGGCATGGCCAGCCTTAATTTATCCAGCTCCCAATTCCACCATCGCATAGCGAGCAGTTGGGCTATTTGTTGTTCACTGAACCGCTTCTTTATTTCTTTGGCCGGGTTGCCGCCAACAATCGCATAGGGCATCACGTCTTTTGTAACCAGCGCGCGACTGCCTATAACTGCCCCATCACCGATTTTTACGCCCGGCATAATCATCGCTTCGGCCCCAATCCATACATCGTTGCCGACGATGGTATCACCAGCTCCGCGGAATGCATTGAGGCTCGTTGCAAATGCCGGTTCTTCGTTCATAAAGTAGAAGGGGAAACTGGAAATCCAGTCATATCGATGTCCCTGGTTACCGGCCATAATAAAGGATACACCTGTTCCAATGGAGCAAAAACTACCAATGATGAGCTTATCTACATCATCCCGATCCGGCATTAAATAACGTGCGCAGTCATCAAAACTATGACCATGATAATAACCGGAGTAATAACTATATCTGCCTGCAATGATATTGGGATTGGTGATATGCTCAGCTATAATTTTCCCTTTGAAAGGGCTTTCAAAGAAATTTTCCATAAATAAAATGACGATAATGTTGGCACGTATTAGCATGCCAGGTAATAAAAATATTTAAAATAGATAGGCTGTATATCCCATTACATGGGATAATGGCGAGAGCAGTGAGAGAGGAGTATTTGTCTAATCAGCGATTTCCATCGTGCGAATATATAAAATAATTGTTACAGGGCAGGTGAAGACGTTATTTGTTTTTCTCTGCGATAACACTTCGGTGATTATCTGTTCAGGAGGTCTCTGCCTGGGATTTGCATGGGTAACCGTTCATAAATCACCTGCATCTGCATAAATTTATAATGCAACGGTATTGGTTGCTATTGGATAATATGATAATGATTGGTTGCCTACCGGAACAGATCCATCATTATTTCTTACATAATAAAGCGGGTACTTCAAAGAAGCACCCGCTTTATTTATATTGTTTCATATCTTTCTCATTTCCTCCCCGGCATCACTTCCGTGATCACCTGTCCGGTAGTACCACTAGGCATCTGGATATGCAGCAACGCAGAAAGCGTTGGGGCAATATCTGTAATGCTGACAGGCCGGTAACTGCTACCAGGCGTGATCTGCCAGCCAAACCATACCAAAGGAATGTGGGTATCATAAGGGTACATGGTGCCATGCGTCGTGCCCATGATGCTGCCATTCTTAACGCCCGGAGCGGGTACCATCATCATATCGCCGCTGCGTTTGGCATGCCAGCCATTTACATACATGCTATTGTACGGCGCCGGGAGATAGCCGCTGCGCAGGTCATCCATGGCTACCACATCGCCGATACCGGAAATTGCTTTCAACTGCACTTTAATGAACTGCTGCAGGCTGGCCATAGGTACACCTGCCTTGCTGATGGCGGCGGTATCCAGGTAAAGCTGGGTGCCGGCATCAGACAGAATAGCTTTGGGAATGCCCCAGTTTTTGTGGATGGCTTCATTCAGGGCAGTGGCCCGGCCCATCTTCTCCGCTTTGCCTGGCAGGCGGTTATCCTGCAGGAATCCCGGTGAATGCACGGCCCCATGGTCGGCGGTAAGGAATACCAGATAGTCTTTACCATATCGCTGATCCAGCCAGCTGAGGAAGGCGCCCAGTTCTTTATCCAGCCGCAGGTACATGTCTTCCATTTCAATGGCGTTGGGGCCAAAGCTATGGCCGGCAATATCCGGTGTGGAGAAACTGAGGGCCAGCAGGTCGGTGGCATTTTTTCCCAGGTCATAGCCCTGGATGGCCGCCTTTGCGAAGTCCAGGGTGAGGGTATTCCCTAAAGGAGAATATTTCAGCAGGTCATAATCCTTTCCTTTGTTGAATTGGTGCAGGAATACCGGTTTATCTTCCCCGGGAATGGGTACTTCATAAAACTTATCGTCTGCTGTGCTGGCGGTATAGGTAGCCGCCGGATATAACGTTTGCCACGGCTGTTGTATGTACTTGGCGGCTCGTTGTTCCTGGTTGAAAGCTTCCGCCCATGCTGGCAGGTTATTCATGTACCAGGTGCTGCTAATGAAATTACCGGTAGCATCGTCGTACCAGAAGGCGGCGTTGGCGCCGTGGCCGGCGGGTAATATCGCTGCCCTATCTTTCAGTGCGATGCCAATTACCCTGCTTTGAAAGCCGGTGCCGATGCGCAGTTCATCGCCCACGGTGGTAGACTGCAGGTAGTGCGGCGACATACCGCCTGCCGTTGTTTTGCCGGTACCAATGGTACTGACAGCACTATCGTATACACAGTACACGGATTTACCGGATGCCCGGTCGTACCAGTCGTTGCCAACAATGCCGTTCATGGCAGGACCCGCGCCGGTATACACGGCGGCGTGGCCGGCGGCAGTAACCGTGGGTACATAATTGATCATCGTTTGCTCGCAGCTGAAACCCTCCCGGAGCAAGCGTTTGAATCCGGTGCTGCCATAGCGGTTGTAATAGCGATAGAGGTAGTCCCAGCGCATCTGGTCTACCATGATGCCTACCACCAGTTTTGGGCGGTTCAGTTGCTGCGCATACAAACTGTTGCCAGCCATCAGGATGGCCAGCAACAGTATTTTAGAGATCCTCATGCGGGTTTGTTTTCTTTGAATTTATTGATTTTGCCGGCGCGTTTCTCCAGTATAAAAGCGTCGAACAACTCACCGGTTGCCAGGTACGACCTGAAATCAAGTTGGTGGTTATCTATGGTTACCAGGTGATACATCTGCAGATGTCCGGTGACAATATCGGCCCACTCCATTTTTTCGTACTCATACATTTTTGATCCGCTCACAGATACTACATAGGCAGTACCGTAAGGCGCGATCTGCTGCATCCCTCTGCCATAGGCATGATCATGCCCTTGCAGTACAATGTCGACTTTGTATTTATCGAACAGGGGTTTGAACCCGGCTTTAACTTTTTCATTGATCCGGCCTTTCTTGGTGGAGAATACCGGATGATGCATGGTGACAACGGTCCATTTGTTCGGGTTCGTAGCGAGCGTGTTTTCCAGCCACTGTTGCTGTGCCTGCAGCAGCGATTCAGAGGTGGCTTCCTCCATCATCTGCGTATTCAGACTGATAAAACGTACCCCCTGGATATCTGCATAAAATACGGAACCTTCCAGTGCATCGAGGCCGGTGCCATTGGCGGGAAGGGTAAATTGCTTTTTCCAATGCACGGAGAGGTGAGGTAAGCCATCTTCATGGGTGTACTCATGATTGCCTGGCGTTACCAGGGATGGCACAGTACCATGAATATAACCACCGGCATCGAACCATTGCCCCCATTCATCGTCTTTGTTGGCGCGGTTTACGAGGTCGCCGGCGTGAATGATGAGTTTTGCTTCCGGCATCTGGGCATAAGCTTTTCTGATGACCCGGCTCCAGAAAGGTTTGATACCTACCTGTGCATCGCCGAGGTAGATGAAGGACAGTTTGCCGGTAGTAGCTGCCGTGCGAAACTGCAGCCATTCGCTCCAGCCTTCATCGTTGCCGGCGCGGTAGGTATACAGGGTATCTGGTTGCAGCCCGGTAAGCGTGAGACTATGATAATACACCTGCAGGGTTTCATATTGCAACGTTTCCGTTTTCGCCGTTAACCGTGTGGCTTTCGCTGCAAATGCCGGCCGGGCATCCGCGATGGCATATTCAACATAGGCGGTTGCTGCCGTGTTGGTACGCCAGGTGATCGCTGCTGTTGTAGCCGGATCTTTGGTAATATTCAGGATGATCCGGTCAGGGACAGCGGAGGCCGTGTAGCCGGGATCGGGAGCAAGGTCGGTGGGAGCGGCAGCCGTAGCTGCTGCCAGGCCGGATGTTCCGGCCAGTGGCAGCAGTACGCCGGCTTTCACCATCCTGCTGAGAAAATTTCTTCTACCTACTATTTTCTTTTCCATATTCAATTGTGCTTATCTCAGGTACCACATTTTTGTATTGATATCATCGGCGCCAAATGCATTAATGGCGGCGCGGTAGTTGTCGATATTTACATCCTGTTCGGTGGATGGCCACGCATATCTTACCGGGAATGTTTTTTGATAAGCCATCGGGCCTACCACAAATGCCGGATATCCGGTACGACGGAAGTCAAACCAGCCCTCTGCTCCACGGAAGGTCATGGCCAGCCATTTCTGCGTGATCAGTTGTTCCAGGGTACCATTGTACTTTACTACCGGTTGCTCGTAGTAGTTTCTGCGTTGCGCTTCTGCCTGCAGGCCATAATATTCGAGGGAGGATTTAATCCCGTTGTTATACATGGACTCAGCGGTATTGCCGGCCAGGTTTACTTTACCTTGCTGCATCGCCTCTGCGGCAATGAAACATACCTCTGTATACAGCATCAGGCTGGCTTTGTAAAGCGTTGGTTTATTCTGCCGGAAGAAGGAAGACAAAGTAGACTGATGCGATTCGCCACCATTGTAATCACCCGGATTCGTATAGGCGTGTGGGATACCCACGTATTTGTTTTTGTCGATGGTAGCTCCTTCGGTGCTGGCAACCGGGGCAATCCATAATTCCAGTCTGGGGTCATTGCGCGACAGCAAAGCATCTACCAGCTCTTTACTGGCTTTCGTTTTCAGGAAATCATTATCGATCATGTTCAGTGGTCCGCCAGCCCAGCTATCGTCTTTTTTGACACCCAGGTAAGGTACTTCTGCGTTGTCGGCATTGCTCTCCATGATTGGATAAGCGGTTTTGTTGTTCAGTATTTCCTGCATCTCTGTCCAGGCAGCCGGATATTTTTTGGCGCAACGGAGCAGGAGGCGTAAACGTAATGAGTTGGCCAGCTTGCGCCATTTCAAAGCATCACCGGCAAACATCGCATCTGCTTTTGCATCGATACCCGCGCCGTTGTTTTTCAGTTCTGTATTGGCTTCTTTCAGCAAGGCCAGCAAGCTGTTATAGATATCTTCCTGTTTGTCGTAGGTGGGTTTAATATTACCATTCTCTACAGACTGCAATGCTTTGGAATAAGGCACGTCACCATAGAGATCCGTGAGGTAAGCGAAATTGAATGCCATCAGTACCTTGCCAGCGGCTACATAGGCCGGCTGCTGGGTGCTGGTAGCTTCCTGCTGCATGGTTTTAACAATCATTGCGCGCTGGTAGATATCGGACCATTCTACGGCTGTCCAGCGAAACAGCTCATAGTCGTTGTTCCGGATCAGGGTGATGTATCTGCCTAATGCGGCAGGCCTTCTGGCGAAACCATTTTCTGCATAGGCATAGGCGGTTTGTGTGATGGCCTCTGTGAGGTGATATTCCGGTCTGGTAACAGATGGACTATTCGGATTGGTATTGATGCTGTCAAAGTCTTTTGTGCAGCTGGCAAATGTCAGTGCTGTCAGCAGACCTGCTATTATTTTATATGGTTTCATGATTGGCATAGATTAAAAGTTGCAACTAAGTTTAGCGCCATAAGATCTTGTTCCCGGCAGTGTCCAGTGACCTACGCCCTGATAGCGCTGGTTGGAGAGACTCATCGTGATCTCCGGATCGTAACCATTGCCGGCGGCGGTCCAGATATACAGGTTGTTACCGATCAGCGAGAGAGCCAGGTTGCTCAGGAAAGGAATACGACGCATTACATTTCTGCCGAAGGCATAGGTCAGTGATACTTCTTTCAGCTTTACATAAGTAGCGCTGTAAGTTTCGTTTTCGTAGTATTTCCAGTATTTGTTGTCGTAATAATCGGCGGCTGCGATGATGATATCGTTTTGTTTGTAGGTACCATCCCCTTTGTCGATTACGCCTTCCATGATCATACCGTCGTTACGTACATTGCCGTTGGCATCGGTCCAGGTGAGGCCGCCGTGTGCAGCATCTCTTCCTGGCAGGGTATTGGTTGTACGGCCATCCTGGATGAGGCTCTTCGCTACATAAGAGTAGTAAGAACCGCCCTGGCGCCAGTCGATCAGGAAGTTTAAGGTCAGGTTTTTATAGCGGAAGTTATTGTTGAATCCTACCATGAAATCCGGGTTGTAGTTGCCGATTTTCACCAGTTCAGGGTCCTGTTGTTGCAGGCCGTTCTTGTTCAGCAGGGCTTGTCCGGCAAAGGGACCTTCTTTCACTTTCACCCAGCTTCTGCTATAGAAGTCGCCCATTTTGGTGCCTTCTTTAATCTGGTAAACCAGGTTGCTGCCATCCGTGCTACCCAGCATGTAACTGGTAACAGCAGGGGTGAGGGAGATCACCTTGTTTTGGTTCTTTGTAAAGTTGATATCCGATTTCCAGGTGAAAGCTCCTTTTACCGGAACGGTGTTCAGACCTATTTCCCAGCCACTGTTCTGGATGTTGCCGGCATTAATAAGCATATTGCTGGCGCCGGAAGCAATGGTAGTAGGTACCTGGATGATCTGGTTGCGGTTGTTGGTTTTGTACCAGGTCACGTTGATGCCTAAACGATCTTTGAAAAAGCCTGCTTCCAGACCAGCTTCGTAGGACGTGGCGATTTCAGGTTTCAGCTGGCTGTTGCGCTGGCTGAAGCTGATGGTAGCACGTTTTACGCTACCCCAGTCGGTATCGAATGGTACGGTATTAAACAACTGATAAGGATCTGTATCTGAACCTACCTGCGACCAGTTGGCTCTTACTTTCAGATAGGAAAGCTGTTTCCAGCGGATGTCCAGCATTTCTGAAAGAATAGCACTTAAGGATACAGACGGATAAAAGTAGGAATTGTTGGAAGGGGGCAGGGTACTGCTCCAGTCATTTCTGGCGGTGAGGTTCAGGAAGATATAATCCTTATAGCTGATCTCACTCATGCCATACACGCTGTTGATACGTTTGTGAGATTTTGATTGTGCGTTGATGATGGATCCGGCTGCGGCATTGGAAAGATTGTATACCTCCGGGAGCGTAAGGCTGCCGGCAGATTGCTGATTGGATTGCAGTTGCTGATCCATGCGGTTACCACCTACGGCTACAGACACTTTAAAGTCGTTTTTCAGCTCCGGTTTGTAGGTCAGGAGGAAGTCGCTGTTTTGTTCTTTGAACTGGTTGTTGCCCAGTACATAGGCGCCTTTGGGATTTCTTTTGGCACTGAAAGGACGTTTCTGGTCTTCTGAGATAGCGTAGTAGTCCAGCCCGGTGCGCAGCATCAGGGTCAGGTCTTTACGAAGGTCCAGCTGTACCTGTACGTTACCGGTCAGGCGGTTGCGGTTGTAGCTGTTGGTTTCTTCGTAGGCGATGAGGTAAGGATTATCATCGGTACTGTAAGGATTGTATTGTTGCAAGCCTTCTTTGCCCGGTATCCAGTAGTTGCGTAAAGCATGAATATCTACGTTGGGGGTCAGTTTATACAGCTGCATGGTCACGCTCTCGGTATAGGCAGAAGGACGGTTATCGCTGGAACTGTTGGTATAGGCGATATTGCTGCTGACATGAATCGACTTATTGAGATGATAGGTACCGGAGAAGGTCAGGTTATTGCGCTTCATATCGGTGTTGGGAACGATGCCCTGATTCTGCATATTGGCATAGGAGATCCGGAAGTTACCGGCATCGCCGCTTTTTGATACGGCAATATTGTTGGTCAGTGTGCGTCCGGTGCGAAAGAAGTCCTTGATACGATTGGGATAGGCTTTCCATTCCAGGGGAACCGGTTTGCCGTTTTGATCCAGTGGACTATTCCATTGTACCAGGTTACGGCCGGTGTTCAGTTGCGGGCCCCAGGCGCCGGTGCTGAGGGTATTATCCGTACCATACCAGTCGCCGCTGCCGAATTCGTTCTGGAATTCCGGGAACAGATAGGCTTTGTCGAACATGACCGTGGAGTTGAAGCTAACCCCCAGGCCTTTTTTGGCAGGACCGGATTTAGTGGTGATAAGGATCACACCGGAACCGGCGCGGCTGCCGTAGAGGGCTGCAGCGCTGGCGCCTTTCAATACGGTGATGCTGGCAATATCGTCTGCGCTGATATCGCTGATCGGGCTGCCGTAGTCGATGGTTTGTTTACCATCTACTGCCTGTGCCGGATTCTGAATGGCAGGCGCTACAGGTACACCGTCAATTACGTATAAGGGTTGGTTTTCTTTGCTGATAGAAGATTGGCCGCGTATGGTGACCATTACGCTGGAACCGGGATCGGAACCGGTACTGCGGATACTTACACCCGGTACGCGTGCAGCCAGACTGTTCATCACGTTGGGTTGAGGTACATCGCTTACGTCTTTTGAAGATAACTGGGAGATGGCGTATCCCAGGTTACGTTCTGTTTTTTTGATGCCGAGTGCCGTTACTACTACTTCTCCCAGTGCTTTGGTGGAGGGAGGTGGTAATTCAAACTGCGTAGCAGGAGGTGTTTCCTGCTTTTTAACGGGCTGTGTGACACTGAGAATCGCGTAATTGCCAACGATGCGG
Coding sequences within:
- a CDS encoding purple acid phosphatase family protein, which encodes MEKKIVGRRNFLSRMVKAGVLLPLAGTSGLAAATAAAPTDLAPDPGYTASAVPDRIILNITKDPATTAAITWRTNTAATAYVEYAIADARPAFAAKATRLTAKTETLQYETLQVYYHSLTLTGLQPDTLYTYRAGNDEGWSEWLQFRTAATTGKLSFIYLGDAQVGIKPFWSRVIRKAYAQMPEAKLIIHAGDLVNRANKDDEWGQWFDAGGYIHGTVPSLVTPGNHEYTHEDGLPHLSVHWKKQFTLPANGTGLDALEGSVFYADIQGVRFISLNTQMMEEATSESLLQAQQQWLENTLATNPNKWTVVTMHHPVFSTKKGRINEKVKAGFKPLFDKYKVDIVLQGHDHAYGRGMQQIAPYGTAYVVSVSGSKMYEYEKMEWADIVTGHLQMYHLVTIDNHQLDFRSYLATGELFDAFILEKRAGKINKFKENKPA
- a CDS encoding SusD/RagB family nutrient-binding outer membrane lipoprotein, whose translation is MKPYKIIAGLLTALTFASCTKDFDSINTNPNSPSVTRPEYHLTEAITQTAYAYAENGFARRPAALGRYITLIRNNDYELFRWTAVEWSDIYQRAMIVKTMQQEATSTQQPAYVAAGKVLMAFNFAYLTDLYGDVPYSKALQSVENGNIKPTYDKQEDIYNSLLALLKEANTELKNNGAGIDAKADAMFAGDALKWRKLANSLRLRLLLRCAKKYPAAWTEMQEILNNKTAYPIMESNADNAEVPYLGVKKDDSWAGGPLNMIDNDFLKTKASKELVDALLSRNDPRLELWIAPVASTEGATIDKNKYVGIPHAYTNPGDYNGGESHQSTLSSFFRQNKPTLYKASLMLYTEVCFIAAEAMQQGKVNLAGNTAESMYNNGIKSSLEYYGLQAEAQRRNYYEQPVVKYNGTLEQLITQKWLAMTFRGAEGWFDFRRTGYPAFVVGPMAYQKTFPVRYAWPSTEQDVNIDNYRAAINAFGADDINTKMWYLR
- a CDS encoding SusC/RagA family TonB-linked outer membrane protein, which encodes MKTFLLHRILMLFFLLSVGTRLLAQSPQDRTLNFSGSTLTVRQFIQQMKTQQQLQVTFDEEVNALLSRNIHIRKQTTTLKEALGWLATDATIQCRIVGNYAILSVTQPVKKQETPPATQFELPPPSTKALGEVVVTALGIKKTERNLGYAISQLSSKDVSDVPQPNVMNSLAARVPGVSIRSTGSDPGSSVMVTIRGQSSISKENQPLYVIDGVPVAPAIQNPAQAVDGKQTIDYGSPISDISADDIASITVLKGASAAALYGSRAGSGVILITTKSGPAKKGLGVSFNSTVMFDKAYLFPEFQNEFGSGDWYGTDNTLSTGAWGPQLNTGRNLVQWNSPLDQNGKPVPLEWKAYPNRIKDFFRTGRTLTNNIAVSKSGDAGNFRISYANMQNQGIVPNTDMKRNNLTFSGTYHLNKSIHVSSNIAYTNSSSDNRPSAYTESVTMQLYKLTPNVDIHALRNYWIPGKEGLQQYNPYSTDDNPYLIAYEETNSYNRNRLTGNVQVQLDLRKDLTLMLRTGLDYYAISEDQKRPFSAKRNPKGAYVLGNNQFKEQNSDFLLTYKPELKNDFKVSVAVGGNRMDQQLQSNQQSAGSLTLPEVYNLSNAAAGSIINAQSKSHKRINSVYGMSEISYKDYIFLNLTARNDWSSTLPPSNNSYFYPSVSLSAILSEMLDIRWKQLSYLKVRANWSQVGSDTDPYQLFNTVPFDTDWGSVKRATISFSQRNSQLKPEIATSYEAGLEAGFFKDRLGINVTWYKTNNRNQIIQVPTTIASGASNMLINAGNIQNSGWEIGLNTVPVKGAFTWKSDINFTKNQNKVISLTPAVTSYMLGSTDGSNLVYQIKEGTKMGDFYSRSWVKVKEGPFAGQALLNKNGLQQQDPELVKIGNYNPDFMVGFNNNFRYKNLTLNFLIDWRQGGSYYSYVAKSLIQDGRTTNTLPGRDAAHGGLTWTDANGNVRNDGMIMEGVIDKGDGTYKQNDIIIAAADYYDNKYWKYYENETYSATYVKLKEVSLTYAFGRNVMRRIPFLSNLALSLIGNNLYIWTAAGNGYDPEITMSLSNQRYQGVGHWTLPGTRSYGAKLSCNF